One region of Flavobacterium pisciphilum genomic DNA includes:
- a CDS encoding AMP-binding protein: MELYNLIRKNEKLTFTDSSTGISKSISEMHQSLEIDNLRSVVFIYSDNQLPAIETLLNFYQSKFAIALLGLSLNENFKENLEEKYTPYYIYDPSRTTIDGYSLVNASDTIMLFKRQENSIYPINPKIKLLLSTSGTTGSPKFVRLSDENLVQNAKSIMEYMPIKGEDVVPLNVPINFVYGLSIFTTNCIKANHIICTDKDAFQKEFWSDFKKYGYSTLGGVPYFYEMLFSIGFFKKDHPSLRYLTHTGGMLNHKLIEAISEYSEKFGKQFFAQYGQTEACGRMAYLPPDDLLRKGTSIGRPIQNGHFEIDSETSELIYHGPNVFGGYANRRADLQFYEEQEKLHTGDKARMDNEGYYYIIGRIKRIVKLFGVRLNLDEAELLLKDALGGQTFICLGINDKHLAVLYTDEALNKELILKVLKAKLGIHASSLKVIYLEDGVPLTANGKVNYPLIKERLETEVLV; this comes from the coding sequence ATGGAACTATATAATTTAATTAGAAAAAACGAAAAGTTAACCTTTACAGATTCGAGTACTGGAATTTCCAAATCTATTTCGGAAATGCACCAATCACTTGAAATTGACAACCTAAGATCAGTAGTCTTTATTTACAGCGATAATCAATTACCAGCGATAGAAACATTGCTGAATTTTTATCAAAGTAAGTTTGCGATAGCTTTATTAGGATTGAGCTTAAACGAGAATTTTAAGGAGAATTTAGAAGAAAAGTACACGCCGTACTATATTTATGATCCATCGCGTACAACTATAGATGGATATAGTCTGGTGAATGCTTCAGATACTATAATGTTATTTAAGCGTCAGGAAAATTCTATTTATCCTATAAATCCTAAGATAAAGCTTTTGTTGAGCACTTCAGGAACAACAGGTTCTCCTAAATTTGTTAGGCTTTCGGATGAGAATTTGGTACAGAACGCCAAGTCTATCATGGAGTACATGCCTATCAAAGGAGAGGATGTAGTACCATTAAATGTGCCAATCAATTTTGTGTACGGATTATCGATTTTCACAACAAATTGTATCAAGGCAAATCATATTATTTGTACTGATAAAGATGCTTTTCAAAAAGAGTTTTGGTCAGATTTTAAAAAATACGGGTACTCCACTTTAGGAGGAGTACCGTATTTTTATGAAATGCTTTTCAGCATTGGATTCTTTAAAAAAGACCATCCATCACTGCGATACCTTACTCATACAGGAGGAATGCTAAACCATAAACTGATTGAAGCAATTTCTGAATACAGTGAGAAATTCGGAAAGCAGTTTTTTGCTCAATACGGTCAAACAGAAGCCTGTGGAAGAATGGCTTATTTACCACCAGATGATTTATTAAGAAAAGGAACTTCTATTGGTCGCCCTATTCAAAATGGACATTTTGAAATAGATAGCGAAACTTCAGAATTAATCTATCATGGGCCAAATGTATTTGGTGGTTACGCCAACAGAAGAGCTGATTTGCAATTCTATGAAGAACAAGAAAAGCTCCATACAGGAGATAAAGCAAGAATGGATAATGAAGGCTATTATTATATTATAGGACGTATAAAACGAATTGTAAAATTATTTGGTGTACGACTTAATCTTGATGAAGCTGAACTCCTTTTAAAAGATGCTTTAGGTGGGCAGACCTTTATTTGCCTAGGTATAAATGATAAGCATCTAGCCGTTTTATATACAGATGAAGCTCTAAATAAAGAATTGATTCTAAAAGTATTAAAAGCAAAACTAGGGATTCATGCTAGTTCATTAAAGGTTATCTATCTAGAAGATGGTGTTCCGCTAACCGCTAATGGAAAAGTAAATTACCCACTTATTAAAGAGCGACTCGAAACAGAGGTACTTGTTTAA
- a CDS encoding TonB-dependent receptor, protein MKYHNLKTTQFVLIIGFLFSFLISFAQQNQGKIRGQITTSNGKPVAGVNIILKVSKFSTTTSADGSFKFDKVNSNIYTIQASLKGYQTIEQEVSVSNNGTTTLSLLLKASGKNQAQNRSQLDEIIVSASRKVETLSKTPSSVTVINAKDIDNLSIVSPNIANVVAYAVPGLGSATNNTGNYGQTLRGRNPLVLIDGIPQSTPLKSAGRELRSIDPSVIERIEVIKGATAIYGNGADGGLINYITKSGKTDKKFAGYSEAGTNGNIKGDSVIGYRLLQQFYGKIKKFNYFVGGVYEKTGVFRDADGEVISPEYGLGETKTYNVFTKLGYDFTDKQRIDLMYNYFSSNQDSDFVLKNGVYGVSPAIGVLGNRLGADEGTRYNHNINLQYINKQIFGRTNLTANLYFQDFLTIFSNSAFFYGSGQSQTASTKKGLRVYLNTPFVISSNVSGDVTYGFDLLNDKTNQKLVDGRVWVPNIDMVNLAPYAQLSTQLFDDWTIKAGLRAENIKINIDDYNTLATGANGAGSVAVKGGELNYEAFVVNAGLRYSKYKFFNPFISFSQAFSIFDLGRVLTGAKQDAISKLETEPIIVNNYEGGFSSQLGKLNLSAAYYYSTSKLGTNLIQVDGLLLAERLPERVWGYEVQLDYQLIKELTIGGNYAYVQGRGDKDGDGHFYGDNDIYLKSNRIPPVKMTGYAKFGNERLNVEVYWMYVGDRDYFKPNAKGAYAIGEGPIKSFNLWNLATAYKVTSQIRVKLGIENLLNTSYYTTTSQFYGTNANYTRGNGSRFNLAVGYSF, encoded by the coding sequence ATGAAATATCACAATCTCAAAACGACACAGTTCGTATTAATAATTGGTTTCCTATTTTCATTCCTTATTTCTTTTGCTCAACAAAACCAAGGAAAAATCAGAGGACAAATAACAACTTCTAACGGGAAGCCCGTTGCAGGAGTGAATATTATTCTTAAAGTTTCAAAATTTAGCACTACTACTAGTGCTGATGGAAGTTTTAAATTTGATAAAGTTAATAGCAATATTTACACGATACAAGCATCTTTAAAAGGATACCAAACAATAGAACAGGAGGTAAGTGTATCAAATAATGGAACAACTACTCTTAGTTTATTGTTAAAAGCTTCTGGCAAGAATCAAGCACAGAACAGATCTCAGCTTGATGAAATAATTGTTTCAGCTAGCAGAAAGGTTGAAACCTTATCAAAAACACCTTCGTCAGTAACAGTTATTAATGCCAAGGATATAGATAATTTATCAATAGTAAGTCCAAATATTGCTAATGTTGTGGCGTATGCAGTTCCAGGATTAGGATCTGCAACTAACAACACTGGAAATTATGGTCAAACTCTTAGAGGAAGAAATCCTTTGGTTCTTATTGATGGAATTCCACAATCTACTCCTTTAAAATCTGCTGGTAGAGAACTACGTTCTATTGATCCTTCGGTTATTGAACGTATTGAAGTTATCAAAGGAGCTACTGCTATTTATGGTAATGGTGCTGATGGTGGTTTAATAAATTACATTACTAAATCAGGAAAAACAGATAAAAAATTTGCTGGATATAGTGAAGCTGGTACTAATGGTAATATCAAAGGAGATAGCGTTATTGGGTACAGACTTTTGCAACAGTTTTATGGAAAAATCAAGAAGTTTAATTATTTCGTTGGTGGAGTTTATGAAAAGACAGGTGTTTTCCGTGATGCTGATGGTGAAGTTATCTCTCCTGAATATGGTTTAGGTGAAACTAAAACGTATAATGTTTTCACTAAATTGGGCTATGACTTTACAGACAAACAAAGAATTGATTTGATGTATAATTATTTTAGTTCTAATCAAGATTCAGACTTTGTACTTAAAAATGGAGTTTATGGTGTAAGCCCTGCAATTGGTGTACTAGGAAATAGACTTGGTGCTGATGAAGGAACTCGTTATAATCACAATATCAACTTACAATACATAAACAAACAAATTTTTGGAAGAACTAATTTAACAGCTAACTTGTATTTTCAAGATTTCTTGACGATTTTTTCTAATTCTGCCTTTTTCTATGGTTCAGGACAGTCTCAAACAGCATCTACCAAAAAAGGATTAAGAGTTTACTTAAACACACCATTTGTAATTTCTTCAAATGTTTCTGGTGATGTTACTTATGGTTTTGATTTGCTTAACGACAAAACAAATCAAAAACTAGTTGATGGTAGAGTTTGGGTTCCAAATATTGATATGGTTAACCTTGCGCCTTATGCACAATTATCAACTCAACTATTTGATGATTGGACTATAAAAGCAGGCTTACGTGCAGAAAACATCAAAATAAACATCGATGATTACAATACGCTTGCTACTGGTGCAAACGGAGCTGGAAGTGTTGCTGTAAAAGGTGGTGAACTTAATTATGAAGCATTTGTTGTTAATGCTGGTTTAAGATATTCTAAATATAAATTCTTTAACCCTTTTATCAGTTTCTCTCAAGCATTTTCAATATTCGATTTAGGCAGAGTGCTTACTGGTGCAAAACAAGATGCAATATCAAAACTAGAAACAGAACCGATTATCGTTAATAACTACGAAGGTGGATTTAGTAGTCAATTAGGAAAATTAAATCTTAGCGCTGCTTATTACTATAGTACTTCAAAATTAGGTACTAACTTAATTCAAGTAGATGGTTTATTACTTGCTGAACGTTTACCAGAACGTGTATGGGGCTATGAAGTTCAATTGGATTACCAATTAATTAAAGAACTTACCATAGGAGGAAATTATGCTTATGTACAGGGTAGAGGAGATAAAGATGGAGACGGTCATTTTTATGGTGACAATGATATTTATCTAAAATCGAATAGAATTCCTCCAGTTAAAATGACTGGTTATGCAAAATTTGGAAACGAAAGATTAAATGTTGAAGTGTATTGGATGTATGTAGGTGATCGAGATTACTTTAAACCTAATGCCAAAGGAGCTTATGCTATTGGCGAAGGACCAATTAAATCATTTAACCTATGGAACTTGGCTACAGCATATAAAGTAACAAGTCAGATTAGAGTGAAACTTGGTATTGAAAATCTTCTTAATACATCATATTATACTACAACTTCTCAATTTTATGGTACTAATGCCAATTATACAAGAGGAAATGGTTCAAGATTTAATTTAGCTGTTGGTTATAGCTTCTAA
- a CDS encoding DUF1622 domain-containing protein, with protein MEDIKVYIEYVAKGIEIAGILTIIVGTVLAMGKFIFTMQGVVPRSYKILRQELGKGILLGLEILVAGDIIGTVVTEPTMDRVLSLAVIVLIRTFLSLSLEVEIEGKFPWQKGRDLTD; from the coding sequence ATGGAGGATATTAAAGTTTACATTGAATATGTAGCAAAGGGAATTGAAATAGCAGGTATTCTCACAATCATTGTTGGAACTGTATTAGCAATGGGGAAATTTATTTTTACAATGCAGGGTGTGGTTCCTCGTTCCTACAAAATACTCAGGCAAGAACTTGGTAAAGGCATTCTATTAGGTTTAGAAATTTTAGTAGCCGGTGACATTATTGGTACTGTTGTTACTGAACCTACAATGGACCGTGTTCTTTCGTTAGCCGTAATTGTGTTAATTAGGACATTTTTGAGTTTGTCATTAGAAGTAGAAATTGAGGGTAAATTCCCGTGGCAAAAGGGGAGAGATTTAACTGATTAA
- the lodB gene encoding lysine-epsilon-oxidase maturase LodB: MVKNIQTDVLIVGAGPAGIAAAMSILRYSALKVVIVESSSFDNLKVGEQVSSSIFDILSYIGVTKQDFDKDCFINGYGSLAAWGSENIVSRHSMFLSNGENFQLDREKFDLQLVKMAADAGIQVIPRSRCHEFNQNAEGHWEIKVKHETKGELLIESRYLIDATGRQSSICRQLDIKTVKHDQLVGIGTFVTFESEVRMMQEIYMETVKEGWWYCSALPNSLMNITFFTDADIAKELKLQKKENWNRLLSETKHIKQIIKNAVSSENLWTRNAFSQLIENHQHPNFFAIGDAAVAFDPISSMGIGFALTSGCSGAKALLDTDNGTKTAPMLYWNDLQHIFDQYLELKNQFYAKELRWKELPFWSRRHL; this comes from the coding sequence ATGGTAAAAAACATCCAAACAGATGTGCTCATTGTTGGTGCAGGGCCAGCTGGAATTGCGGCTGCAATGAGCATTTTACGTTATTCAGCATTAAAGGTTGTGATTGTTGAAAGTTCATCATTTGATAATCTGAAGGTAGGGGAACAGGTTAGTAGCAGTATTTTCGATATTTTATCTTACATCGGAGTAACTAAACAAGACTTCGATAAAGATTGTTTTATTAATGGTTATGGTTCTTTGGCTGCATGGGGAAGTGAGAATATTGTGTCAAGGCATTCGATGTTTTTATCAAATGGCGAAAATTTTCAGCTAGATAGGGAAAAATTCGATTTACAATTGGTTAAAATGGCAGCGGATGCAGGGATACAGGTTATACCACGAAGCCGTTGTCATGAGTTCAACCAAAATGCTGAAGGTCATTGGGAAATAAAAGTGAAGCACGAGACCAAAGGAGAACTGCTTATAGAATCGCGGTATCTTATTGATGCGACTGGGCGACAGTCTAGTATTTGCAGGCAATTGGATATAAAGACGGTAAAACATGACCAGCTCGTTGGAATAGGAACGTTTGTTACTTTTGAATCTGAAGTTCGAATGATGCAGGAAATTTATATGGAAACCGTCAAAGAAGGTTGGTGGTATTGTTCTGCTTTGCCGAATTCATTGATGAACATCACATTTTTTACTGATGCAGACATTGCAAAAGAGTTGAAATTACAAAAAAAAGAAAACTGGAATCGGTTGCTTTCTGAAACTAAACATATCAAGCAGATTATAAAAAATGCAGTTTCGAGTGAAAATTTATGGACCAGAAATGCTTTTTCACAACTTATCGAAAACCATCAACACCCTAATTTTTTTGCGATTGGCGATGCGGCTGTAGCGTTTGATCCGATATCATCAATGGGAATTGGTTTTGCACTGACTTCCGGTTGTAGCGGTGCAAAAGCATTACTTGATACTGATAATGGAACTAAAACAGCACCAATGCTCTATTGGAATGACCTGCAACATATTTTTGATCAATATCTTGAACTTAAAAATCAATTTTATGCTAAAGAATTGCGATGGAAAGAGTTGCCATTTTGGTCTCGGAGGCATTTGTAA